The proteins below come from a single Pseudarthrobacter sp. SSS035 genomic window:
- a CDS encoding MBL fold metallo-hydrolase yields MLKEVAEGVLVHESEFIQSNSVVVQGRDGVLLIDPGITVAEMAALANDLRELGQPVVAGFSTHPDWDHVLWHANFGDAARYGTARCAASIQDLLSNADWKARIAEGLPPEYAEDIPMDLLGLITGLPADTAQIPWDGPTVRIIEHQAHAPGHAALLIEERGVLVAGDMLSDILMPFLDLEAANPIEDYLGALRLFDSVADYVDAVIPGHGSVGGAEQLRARIKQDRAYVQALRDGGVPDDSRVGPSAALEWLPDVHRWQLQRLAQREQNETPE; encoded by the coding sequence ATGCTGAAGGAAGTCGCTGAGGGCGTTCTGGTTCACGAGAGCGAGTTCATCCAGAGTAATTCCGTTGTCGTGCAGGGCCGGGACGGTGTGTTGCTCATCGACCCCGGTATAACGGTCGCCGAAATGGCGGCCCTCGCGAACGACCTCCGCGAGTTGGGCCAGCCTGTCGTGGCAGGCTTCTCGACGCATCCTGATTGGGACCACGTGCTCTGGCACGCCAACTTCGGCGACGCGGCCCGTTACGGTACAGCCCGCTGCGCGGCCTCCATCCAAGATCTGCTGTCGAACGCGGACTGGAAGGCCCGCATAGCCGAGGGGCTCCCGCCGGAGTACGCCGAGGATATCCCGATGGATCTGCTCGGTCTCATTACCGGTCTGCCCGCCGATACTGCGCAGATTCCTTGGGATGGCCCCACAGTCCGGATCATCGAGCATCAGGCCCATGCCCCAGGCCATGCGGCGCTGTTGATCGAGGAGCGCGGCGTCCTCGTCGCCGGCGATATGCTTTCTGACATCCTGATGCCGTTCCTCGACCTCGAGGCAGCGAATCCGATCGAGGACTACCTCGGCGCGCTGCGGCTGTTTGACAGCGTGGCCGACTACGTTGATGCCGTCATCCCCGGTCACGGCTCAGTCGGCGGAGCTGAGCAGCTACGAGCACGTATCAAACAGGATCGCGCGTACGTGCAGGCCCTGCGAGACGGCGGTGTTCCCGACGACTCGCGGGTCGGTCCATCGGCCGCGTTGGAATGGCTGCCCGACGTGCATAGATGGCAGCTCCAGCGGCTCGCCCAAAGAGAACAGAACGAGACGCCCGAATAG
- a CDS encoding dihydrofolate reductase family protein, producing MRKLIYGMNLTLDGYVAAPGDDLGWSRPSDELFQRWLDQERAIGLLLYGRKLWEAMSSHWPTGDQQPNATPAQIEFARNWRDTPKVVFSSTIDTVDWNTRMVTGDAVAEITRLKAEDGEPMRVGGATLAGAAMRAGLIDEYTIVTHPVLVGGGTPFFTALDSWVNLNLVETRTFPGGVVLTRYETRR from the coding sequence ATGCGGAAACTGATCTACGGCATGAACCTGACACTGGATGGCTACGTCGCCGCGCCCGGCGACGACCTCGGGTGGAGCCGGCCGAGCGACGAGCTGTTTCAGCGGTGGCTCGATCAGGAGCGGGCGATCGGCCTGTTGCTGTATGGGCGCAAGCTGTGGGAGGCCATGAGTTCCCACTGGCCGACCGGCGACCAGCAGCCCAATGCCACCCCTGCGCAGATCGAGTTCGCGCGGAACTGGCGGGACACGCCGAAGGTGGTGTTCTCCTCAACGATCGACACCGTCGACTGGAACACCCGCATGGTCACCGGCGACGCGGTCGCGGAGATCACCCGGCTCAAGGCTGAGGACGGCGAGCCGATGAGGGTTGGTGGTGCAACGCTCGCCGGGGCGGCCATGCGGGCCGGGCTGATCGACGAGTACACGATCGTGACCCATCCTGTCCTGGTGGGCGGCGGCACGCCGTTCTTCACCGCGCTGGATAGCTGGGTGAACCTGAACCTGGTGGAGACGCGGACGTTTCCCGGCGGGGTGGTCCTGACCAGGTACGAGACGAGGCGCTGA
- a CDS encoding glucosamine-6-phosphate deaminase gives MEIFVVPTASATGSVAAGILAAVIRSKPDAVLGVATGGSPLPIYAALANHRLDMSSVRAFALDEYVGLPAGHPESYAEVVRREVTERLHLDPANVAVPDGSAADPEAAAADYDAAIAGVGGIDVQILGIGHNGHLAFNEPGSALDSRTRVEVLTERTREANARYFSTPEEVPLRCITQGLGTILEARHLLLVVNGADKAGILAAALNGPVTADCPGSVLQLHAHVTVVADEAAASQLAQGSGQVAVRVSGAAASV, from the coding sequence GTGGAAATTTTCGTTGTGCCTACCGCCTCAGCCACCGGTTCCGTAGCCGCCGGGATCCTCGCTGCCGTCATCCGCAGCAAGCCCGACGCCGTCCTGGGCGTGGCCACGGGCGGATCGCCGCTGCCCATCTACGCGGCGCTCGCCAACCATCGGCTGGACATGTCCTCAGTCCGTGCCTTCGCCCTCGACGAGTACGTGGGCCTGCCCGCCGGACATCCCGAAAGCTACGCCGAAGTTGTCCGGCGCGAAGTGACTGAGCGGCTGCATCTGGATCCCGCCAACGTTGCCGTGCCGGACGGAAGCGCCGCAGACCCCGAGGCTGCCGCCGCTGATTACGACGCGGCCATTGCCGGAGTTGGCGGCATCGATGTGCAGATCCTCGGCATCGGCCACAACGGCCACCTGGCCTTCAACGAGCCCGGCTCCGCCCTGGACTCCCGGACCCGCGTGGAAGTCCTCACGGAACGCACGCGCGAAGCCAACGCCCGCTACTTCAGCACCCCGGAAGAAGTGCCGCTCCGCTGCATCACGCAGGGTCTGGGCACTATCTTGGAAGCCCGCCACCTCCTGCTGGTGGTCAACGGCGCGGACAAGGCCGGTATCCTGGCCGCCGCCCTCAACGGGCCGGTCACCGCTGACTGCCCGGGGTCGGTCCTGCAGCTGCACGCGCACGTGACGGTGGTGGCTGACGAAGCCGCAGCCTCGCAGCTGGCGCAGGGGAGCGGGCAGGTCGCCGTCCGGGTGTCCGGGGCGGCCGCCAGCGTCTAA
- a CDS encoding FadR/GntR family transcriptional regulator: MASQEVSPARFSAQLRSHALQTQIMDLILDRGLDVGDALPTESELSAELGVGRNTVRESLKVLQALGVIEIRHGFGMFVAPNNFSALVSGLTFRGRLSLRHKGEEAMELIDVRQALESGLIGPAIDLLTGEHVADLRATMEAMEDAAKKGEPLHEHDAEFHRRLYAPLNNELLINLMDVFWQVYRKIHLAIGTGPVNLEQQTQDHWDIFEAVANKDKALASERLQRHFDGIRLKLKDVAAA, translated from the coding sequence ATCGCATCGCAAGAAGTATCGCCCGCCCGTTTCAGTGCGCAGCTCCGTTCGCACGCCCTGCAGACGCAGATCATGGACCTCATTCTGGACCGCGGCCTTGACGTCGGCGACGCGCTGCCCACCGAAAGTGAGCTCTCCGCAGAGCTCGGGGTGGGCCGCAACACCGTCCGCGAGTCCCTGAAAGTACTGCAGGCGCTGGGCGTCATCGAGATCCGGCATGGCTTTGGCATGTTCGTTGCACCCAACAACTTCAGCGCCCTGGTGTCCGGCCTGACGTTCCGCGGCCGGCTGTCCCTCCGCCACAAGGGCGAGGAGGCCATGGAGCTCATTGATGTGCGCCAGGCCCTTGAGTCCGGGCTGATCGGACCGGCCATTGACCTGCTCACCGGCGAGCACGTGGCTGACCTGCGGGCCACCATGGAAGCCATGGAGGACGCGGCCAAGAAGGGGGAGCCGCTGCATGAGCACGACGCCGAATTCCACCGCCGCCTGTACGCCCCCCTGAACAATGAGCTGCTGATCAACCTCATGGATGTGTTCTGGCAGGTTTACCGCAAGATCCACCTGGCCATCGGTACCGGCCCGGTCAACCTCGAGCAGCAGACGCAGGACCACTGGGACATCTTCGAGGCCGTAGCCAACAAGGACAAGGCCCTGGCGTCCGAGCGCCTGCAGCGCCACTTTGACGGCATCCGCCTGAAACTCAAGGACGTCGCGGCCGCCTAG
- a CDS encoding alpha/beta hydrolase has product MKRHKYQYGEDASQWGELFLPELPAGGEHRGVVVVIHGGYWRSQYGAELGEPIAKDLAAHGMAAWNLEYRRAGNGGGWPNTFIDVLAGIDKLGDLAAKHALNLGPVVALGHSAGGHLAAWAAGRGKLAQLGMPDADRQVPRTSDASAVHLTGVVSQSGLLNLAEAEKLNLSNGAVSNLLGGSSSKYPHRYRYADPMTALPLAVPVIAVHGSEDTTVPLGQSESYVNAGTTANMETRLVRVPGDHYALIDPKAPGYRACRELVRSLLR; this is encoded by the coding sequence TTGAAGCGGCACAAGTACCAGTACGGTGAGGACGCCAGTCAGTGGGGCGAGCTTTTCCTGCCGGAGCTGCCGGCCGGCGGCGAGCACCGCGGCGTGGTGGTGGTGATCCATGGTGGCTACTGGCGCTCGCAGTACGGCGCAGAGCTGGGGGAGCCCATCGCCAAGGACCTGGCCGCCCATGGCATGGCCGCCTGGAACCTTGAATACCGCCGGGCCGGAAACGGCGGCGGCTGGCCAAACACCTTCATTGACGTGCTTGCCGGTATCGACAAGCTGGGGGACCTCGCGGCCAAACATGCACTGAACCTGGGTCCGGTGGTGGCGCTGGGCCATTCAGCCGGCGGGCATCTTGCCGCCTGGGCTGCCGGCCGGGGCAAGCTTGCCCAGCTGGGAATGCCGGATGCTGACCGCCAGGTGCCCCGCACCTCAGATGCCTCCGCGGTGCACCTCACCGGAGTGGTCAGCCAGTCTGGCCTACTCAACCTGGCCGAGGCGGAGAAGCTGAACCTCAGCAACGGTGCGGTGAGCAACCTCCTGGGCGGGTCGTCGTCGAAGTATCCGCACCGCTACAGGTACGCCGACCCCATGACCGCCCTTCCACTGGCCGTGCCGGTCATCGCTGTCCATGGATCGGAGGACACCACCGTTCCCTTGGGTCAGTCCGAGTCCTATGTGAACGCCGGAACCACGGCAAACATGGAGACCCGGCTGGTGAGGGTCCCTGGAGACCATTACGCCCTGATTGACCCCAAAGCGCCTGGTTACAGGGCGTGCCGCGAGCTTGTTCGGTCCCTTTTGCGTTAG
- a CDS encoding GAF and ANTAR domain-containing protein gives MAENDALPTAEQLQDLLLESPGFTEFLLGLTAISASLLGGDTPLLCAITVERETGPATVASSTETARSLDERQYAFDDGPCLTALREQRTVLIRDLQADESWAWYAGAVADEGIRTILAVPIPTDNGSRSALNCYSTELNTFGPGTVTAIEEHAASLSRILRLAIRVHPSDPYPEHLRSALRSRAVMDSAVALIMVQNRCSHETAVKLLHLASSSSNRRLHDIAGDILHHASDIPVITGGGAK, from the coding sequence ATGGCCGAGAATGACGCCCTGCCGACGGCAGAGCAATTACAGGACCTGCTTCTTGAGAGTCCGGGTTTCACCGAATTCCTCCTGGGACTGACCGCGATCTCCGCGTCCTTGCTGGGCGGGGACACGCCCCTGCTCTGTGCCATCACGGTGGAACGGGAGACCGGGCCAGCGACGGTAGCCAGCAGCACCGAGACGGCCCGGAGCCTGGACGAACGCCAGTACGCATTCGACGACGGCCCCTGCCTGACGGCGCTGCGGGAGCAGCGCACAGTCCTTATCCGTGATCTTCAGGCGGACGAGAGTTGGGCCTGGTATGCCGGGGCGGTCGCAGACGAAGGCATCCGGACAATCCTGGCCGTCCCCATCCCCACCGACAACGGATCCCGCTCCGCCCTGAACTGCTATTCAACCGAGCTCAATACTTTTGGCCCCGGCACGGTGACCGCCATTGAAGAGCACGCTGCATCGCTTTCCCGGATCCTGCGCCTGGCAATCCGCGTGCATCCGTCGGACCCGTACCCCGAGCACCTGAGGTCGGCACTGCGGTCCCGGGCCGTTATGGACTCGGCCGTTGCCCTGATCATGGTGCAGAACCGGTGCAGCCATGAAACCGCCGTCAAGCTCCTGCACCTTGCTTCCAGCAGCAGCAACCGCCGGCTGCATGACATCGCCGGGGACATCCTGCACCACGCCTCGGATATCCCCGTCATCACCGGAGGCGGAGCGAAATGA
- a CDS encoding GAF and ANTAR domain-containing protein — protein MSQDFDIREPESGNVGRTGAGLHEFVLHLQDLVLASSDVREFLTDTAAIFATQLSQPGNHLSCGITVVRQKRPVAAASSDALARNLDELQNSFGHGPCLTALRTESMVHVPDLDADVRWPKYNQAARQLGIGSILAVPMHLQAPAQAAINLYSPNTDGFPHHGIDAAVGLAGIAAKALDLALNIAQLRDARDDLAAALKSRTVIDTAIGAIMAQNRCDRDAAFQILVKASSYRNIKLKEVAAGIISGIGGEREFPTTYDE, from the coding sequence ATGTCCCAGGACTTTGATATCCGAGAACCCGAATCCGGCAACGTTGGACGCACCGGCGCCGGCCTGCACGAGTTTGTGCTCCACCTGCAGGACCTCGTCCTGGCAAGCTCCGACGTCCGTGAATTCCTGACGGACACCGCTGCGATTTTTGCCACCCAGCTGTCACAGCCAGGGAACCACTTGTCCTGCGGGATCACGGTAGTCCGGCAGAAGCGGCCGGTCGCTGCGGCCAGCAGCGATGCCCTCGCCCGGAACCTGGACGAACTGCAAAACAGCTTCGGCCACGGACCGTGCCTGACAGCCCTTCGGACAGAATCGATGGTCCATGTCCCAGATCTGGACGCCGATGTCCGTTGGCCGAAATACAACCAGGCTGCCCGCCAGCTGGGCATCGGCTCCATCCTGGCAGTACCAATGCATCTGCAGGCTCCTGCCCAGGCGGCGATTAATCTCTACTCCCCCAACACGGATGGCTTTCCACACCACGGGATTGATGCGGCTGTTGGCCTGGCGGGCATCGCCGCCAAGGCGCTGGACCTTGCCCTGAACATCGCACAGCTGCGCGACGCGCGTGACGACCTCGCCGCCGCCCTGAAATCCCGCACTGTCATTGACACGGCCATTGGGGCCATCATGGCGCAGAACCGGTGCGACCGCGATGCCGCGTTCCAGATATTGGTCAAGGCCTCCAGTTACCGCAATATCAAGTTAAAGGAGGTGGCCGCCGGCATCATTTCCGGAATTGGCGGCGAACGGGAATTCCCCACCACCTACGATGAATAG
- a CDS encoding GAF and ANTAR domain-containing protein, whose amino-acid sequence MHDVATEARWPNWSAAVVEMPIRSVISTPLIADGQAVGAMKIYAASPGAFEDATAALMELFASPAATLLSHIQTAETPERISESLQSALYSRDLINRACGILMERHTITEDAALQQLMRQARATRSTLKEVSAIVLAGVASHPRRGRSDGLR is encoded by the coding sequence ATCCATGACGTTGCAACTGAAGCCCGCTGGCCAAACTGGAGCGCCGCCGTCGTTGAGATGCCAATCCGCTCAGTGATCAGCACCCCGCTGATCGCCGACGGGCAGGCCGTAGGTGCAATGAAGATTTACGCCGCCTCCCCCGGCGCCTTCGAAGATGCCACCGCCGCCCTCATGGAGCTTTTTGCCTCCCCCGCGGCCACCCTTCTGTCGCATATCCAGACTGCCGAAACTCCGGAACGCATCAGTGAGAGCCTGCAATCGGCCCTCTACAGCAGGGACCTGATTAACCGGGCCTGCGGAATACTCATGGAGCGCCACACCATTACCGAGGACGCCGCCCTGCAGCAGCTGATGCGGCAGGCCCGCGCGACGCGCAGCACGCTCAAGGAAGTCAGTGCCATTGTCCTGGCTGGCGTGGCCTCTCACCCGCGCAGAGGCAGAAGTGATGGGCTTCGATAG
- a CDS encoding IclR family transcriptional regulator, translating into MTTPDSIDTHGSDTNGKGDTKGASVIVNAIAVLRSFTADEPLLGVTEIANRVGLHKSTVSRILATFEQENLVERDADTRRFRLGLGLIAVAGPLLAELEERRVAYPVLRELTELTGETSALMMWEGNESICVEQIASRHQIKHTAPLGARYSDALSSSVQVFLGMQPEERVRALLRSGAITYPGLDEVSLEDYLLRLKDDSRRGWAINYGESSLDEVGVAAPVYDHRGDLVAAVLIPAPRFRVSKERLQSLGESCRAAADKVTARLGGNAPGAIKRSLT; encoded by the coding sequence ATGACCACACCAGATTCCATTGACACCCACGGCAGCGACACCAACGGCAAGGGCGACACCAAGGGCGCCTCAGTCATCGTCAACGCCATCGCCGTCCTTCGATCATTCACGGCCGACGAGCCGTTGCTTGGCGTGACGGAGATCGCCAACCGGGTGGGCCTGCACAAGAGCACCGTGTCAAGGATCCTGGCAACCTTCGAACAGGAAAACCTCGTGGAACGCGATGCGGACACGCGCCGTTTCCGCCTCGGACTGGGCCTGATCGCCGTCGCCGGTCCGTTGTTGGCCGAACTGGAGGAGCGGCGGGTCGCCTATCCGGTCCTGCGCGAACTCACGGAACTGACCGGCGAAACCAGTGCCCTGATGATGTGGGAGGGCAACGAGTCGATCTGCGTGGAGCAGATTGCCAGCCGCCACCAGATCAAGCACACTGCGCCGCTGGGGGCCCGGTACAGCGACGCGTTGAGTTCCTCGGTTCAGGTGTTCCTTGGAATGCAGCCGGAGGAGAGGGTGCGTGCCCTCCTGCGCAGCGGAGCCATTACCTACCCCGGGCTGGACGAGGTCTCCCTTGAGGACTATCTGCTCCGCCTTAAAGACGACTCCCGCCGCGGGTGGGCCATCAACTACGGCGAGTCCTCCTTGGATGAAGTCGGCGTTGCCGCCCCCGTCTACGATCACCGCGGCGACCTTGTGGCAGCAGTCCTCATCCCGGCCCCTAGGTTCCGCGTCTCCAAGGAGCGCCTGCAGAGCCTCGGCGAATCCTGCAGGGCAGCGGCGGACAAAGTCACCGCACGGCTGGGCGGCAACGCACCCGGCGCCATCAAACGCTCTCTCACTTAA